The nucleotide sequence ACGTGCGTCGCTTCCTCCGGGCACGCAGCCTGAACAGGTGGATCTGGCGATGGCGCTCAGCCTGCTGCAATTGCCAAAGACCTTGGGGACTCACCCGGGCACGGGCAAAGACATCAAAGCGGGCTTGGGTCGTTTTGGTCCGTTCGTGGTTCACGACGGCGACTATCGTTCGATTCCAAAAGGTGAAAGCATCTTTAATATCACCTTTGAAAAAGCCATGGAGATGCTGGCTCAACCGAAAAAAGGACGTGGTCGTGCGGCTCCGTTGAAAGAGCTGGGCGCGCATCCGGATTCAGGCGATGCGATTCAGGTCTTCAATGGTCCTTACGGTCCGTACATCAAGTGCGGCAAGGTCAATGCTTCTTTGCCAGAGGGTGCGACGCCAGACACGGTGACCCTGGAGCAAGCTGTTGCTTTGATCAATGAAAAGGGCCCGGCAAAAGGCAAAGGTAAAGCTAAAGGAAAGGCGAAAGCCGCTCCGAAAGCCAAAGCCGCTAAAGCTGATGGCGAAAAGCCTGCTGCAAAAAAGCCCGCTTTGAAGAAAGCCGCTAACGCCAAAGAAAAAGCCGAAGCTTTGGGTGTCAAAAAAGTAGTCACTCGCAAGTCCAAGAAGTAATTTGTTCACCCCCCTTTTCCGAGGGGGGAATCTCTGATAAATTCGTTCCGCATAGTTACAGATCCCATCACTGGGCATCGAAAGGTGTGTTATGAGCGACAGTCCCCTGAAGGGACAATTGGAGTTAGGAATCAACCGTTCCAAGGAGAAGGATAGAAACTTCCACCTTGGCGGTCGCAGTTTCTATTTCTTCGATTTCGACGACAACATCGCCTTTTTGACGACGCCGCTGATTCTTTTCCATAAAAGCGACAAATCTGAAGTGCAGATCTCCAGCGGGGACTTTGCCCAGCACCATCAAACTATTGGCAGCAGTGGTCCCTTTGCGGACTATAATATCGACTATTGCGATGTGACCGGCACCTTCCGTAATTTCCGTGACCACCATGTGGATGAACTGGAAAAACTGGAAGGCAAGAAGCAGATTTTCGTGCAAGACGTGGCCGCGGCTTTGGGTTATCCCGACTTCCAATGGAAGGGGCCTTCCTGGGAGTGTTTCTATCACGCGGCCTTTAATCAGCGCCCGCTGTCTGTGATCACGGCACGTGGTCACCATCCGGAAACAATGAAAGACGGTATTCGGGTCTTTGTTCAGAAAAAAGTTCTGCCATTGGAGCCCAACTATCTCAGTGTGTATCCGGTGAGTCATAAAGAGACACGTCAGCTTCTGGGTGATTCGGACTTCAAAGAAGGCACTGCAGAATTAAAACAAAGAGCCATCCGCGCCAGCGTGGAGCAGGCGATTGATCTTTATGGTTACAATCCGCATCACCGCTTCGGGATGTCGGATGATGATCCTAAGAATATCCAGCTGATTGTTGAGGAAATGACTCGACTAAAGGCGAGATTCCCCGAGATGTCGTTCTTTATGATCGAGACTCAGCATGGCAGTTTCATCAAGCATGAGGTCAAATTGAACGGCCTACGTGGCGACAAAGTGGAAAACCTTTCCCAGCTATCCTTCTTCGAAGAAGATCGACGAAAGTCTTAAGAATCCTTTCTACGTCCTAATTTATGACGTGCTTCATAAATTGAATGCTCTCAGCTAATTATTTGATAATCTAATGCAATTAGGACTGCTCCCGTTCGGGGAGCCATGGAAGGATCAGCATGAGTTCATTCTCAAAAGGCGTTAGAGGTTTCATCATTGCCGGATCATTGGCAGTTTCATCTTTGGCATCGGCCCAACTGAAAGAAGGCCTTGAGTGCCGTTACCTGACAGTGATTGAACAGGGCTTCCTTGCCAACCACGTGAAGTATTCCAACCGCGACACTGACTTGCAAAATCGTGTGATCGAGCAGTATCTGAAAAGACTGGATCCTTCCAAAATCTATCTGACTCAAGGTGATGTTGATTCCATCCGCAAGGCTGCAGGCAACGTTTTTGATAAAACCAAAAACCGTGACTGTTCATTCCTGGATGCAGCTCAGAAGATCGTTCTGGAGCGCGTGAAAGACCGCTCTGAATTTGCAAAAAAATATCTGGGCAAAGACTTCAAATTTGAATCCGCAACTGAATTCACGTTCGATCCAGAAAAGAAAACCTGGCCGAAAGATTCCGCTGAAGCGAATGAATACCTGAAAAAATACATTCAGTTCCAGATCGGGAACTACATGGCGACAGACATGAAGATGGATGAAGCCAAAAAGAACGTGATCAAAAACTATGAGCGTGCAGTGAAAAGAACCGCTGACACAACTCAGGATGATCTGTTCTCGGGTTACCTGGATTCCTTTGCTCGTGCGTTGGATCCGCATTCCAGCTTCTTCTCTCGTGATGTGCTTGAAGATTTCGAAATCCAGATGCGTTTGTCCCTGGAAGGTATCGGCGCGACACTTTCTTCCCAGGACGGTTTCACAGTTGTTGAACAACTGGTTCCGGGTGGGGCAGCGGCTAAATCCGGTCTGATCGAACCACAGGATAAAATCGTGGCTGTCGGTCAGGAAAAAGGCCAGATGGAAAACGTGATCGACATGGATTTGAAGGACGTTGTCAAAAAAATCCGTGGTAACAAGGGCACGAAAGTGCGCCTGACGATCTTAAGAAAATCCGGTGAAGGCAAAAAACGTTTTGATGTCACTTTGACCCGTGAAAAGGTGAATCTGGAGGACGAAGCAGCGTCCATCATCTATCAGGATCGTGAAATCAACGGTCAGAAAAAGAAAATCGGCGTTATCAATTTCCCATCCTTCTATGCGGATTCCCGTCGTGGCGGCAGATCTTCTGCGGCTGACATGAAAAAGCTGATCAAGGAAGCCAACGAAAAGAAAGTCGACGGCCTGGTGCTGGATCTTTCCAACAACGGTGGTGGTTCCCTTGAAGACGCGGTGAAAATCGCGGGTCTGTTCTTCCAGACCGGGAACGTGGTGAAGCAGTCCTCTAAAAATGAAGGCCGTGCAGAATCCGCACTTCGTGACACAGATCCAATGGTGGACTGGGCAGGTCCGCTGGTTGTATTGACCAGCCGTATTTCTGCTTCCGCTTCCGAGATCGTGTCCGGCACTTTGCAGGACTATAAACGTGCTGTCGTAATCGGTGGTGATCACACTTACGGTAAAGGCTCTGTTCAGTCTGTTCTTCCAATCCCGAACAATCTGGGAGCTATCAAGGTGACTGTGGGCATGTTCTTCGTGCCAGGTGGTAAATCCACTCAGCACCGTGGTGTGGATGCGGATATCGTGTTGCCAGGTCCATTCAGCACTGATGACATCGGTGAGAAATACATGGATTACTCTTTGCCGCCAAAAACGATTGAATCCTTCCTGTCCCCGGATGCCTACGTGAAAGAAGGCCCGGGCGCCTGGAAAGAAATCAAACCAGAGTGGTTGAAGTCCCTGCGTGAAAGATCCGGCGAACGAGTTGGCAAAAACGATGAATTCAAGAAAATCGTGGAAGAGCTGAACAAAGCCAAAGCCCGCGGTAAAGTGATCCGCGTGAGCGAAGTTCTTAAAGACAAGAACGAAAAAGAAAAGAAAGACAAAGCTAAAAAGACCGCTACCAAGGCCAAGAAAAACGAAGAGTATCTGAAGCGTCCTGATGTTCAGGAAGCTGAAAATGTTCTTCTGGATCTGATTCAGCTTGAGGACGGGAAATCCCTGGTGCCTCAGCAGAAGCAGGCTAACGCCAAGTAGTGTGATTTGAGGAAACGTTTGTTGTTGTTGAAGCCCGGAGCCACAGTCTCCGGGCTTTTTTTATTTGTCTTCGCGAACAGAAGTTCGGTCCAGAAATGTATTAAGGGGTCCAGAGTGGATGACTTGTAATTGTTAAAAAAAATTGACGTACGACACACTGAAACAGTGGAGGGTTTATGTCGTACGTTTTAGGTCTTCTGCTTTTGTGCGTTGTTGTGCAGGTCTCTGCAGCATCCGCCCCATCGTCTGGCTCTGTCGAGCAATTGCGAATTTTTCTGAACCAGAACCCTTATGACAACAATGTCCGTCGCCACCTGATTGAAAAACATCTGGAGCTTCATCAAAGCGCTGAAGCTCATGCGGAGTTTGCCTCTTACAAGAAGTTGGATCCCCATCTGAACGTCGATGGTGGAAATGCCCTGCAGATGCGGCTGGATATGCTTGATGGAAAGTTTGGTGCTGCCAAACACCTAGCCTTGAAACTATTGACTGTGGCCCAGCTGGGGGCGGAAGACCGCTACCGAGCACATTTAACTTTGGGCGATCTGGCCTATGTTCGCTTTACCTCGGGGGATGCGGTTTCCCGGTATAAAAAAGCTCTTTCGGTCAAGCCGGTCCCGGAGGCGAAACATCGACTGGCGCGTGCTTACCTTCAGAACAAAAAGTACGGCCGTGCTCAGGGTATACTGAGCGACCTGATCGGAGTGGGCTACGCCTCGGATCCGGTTCGTTACGATTATCTGCAAAGTTTGCTGGAGGCCGGACAGAACCAGGCCGCAGCCCTGCGTTTGAGTCAATGGTACAGCGAAGAGCCGGGCAATCCATGGATTGTGACAGCCCATGCGCGTTTTTTACTAAGTCTGGGACAGGACGAATCGGCGCGTATGATACTTCAGCAGTATGCTGAGATCTATCAACCAACTACGGAAATCGATGAGCTGTTGCGAAGCACTCAGCCGCAGCGTACCCCAACGGCGGAGACCGTCATGGTGCTTGGGCTGCGCCCGGAGATGCCGGTCAATGCAGGAGTGGTGCGGGGAGCTGCCTCTGCCGGAGAGGTCGCGGGGAAGCAGGCAATGGAATCGTCTTTGAGCCCGCGACACTGGCAGATGCAGGCCGTGGCTGGATATCAGATGATTAATAACCGGGTGGAAGGGCAGGGATTTAATTCCCTGCTAAGTCCCGAGGCGGGTTACGTTGCAGGTGTTGCCGCCGAAACTGACAATGAAGGTTCCGCCTATTCCTTTGTGGGCAGGGCCCGCACGTCTTGGCAAACCTATAAAATTCCTTCTGGGCTTCAGCAGAATGGAGACCGGTCTCAGGCATTTGATATTGCCGGAGGACTGCAGACTCTGTTGGCAGCGGACTGGCAGTTGCAAATGCAGCTTAACTATCGTTCACGCAGTGGCATTGAGTCGGCGACCAACACTTATGTGTCGGGTTATCAGATGCTGGGTGTGCAGGCGGGAGTTTCAAAAACCTGGCAGCTTCGTTTTCCGTGGAGCTTTGAAGTCCACGCTGATCTGACTTTGCCCGTGTACTTTACCGAGTCCACGGCCGAATCAGGTCAGTTGCGGTTTGGCTATTTTTCAAGCCTGCAGGCACTGGCGCAGTATCCGCTGCGTGAAGGACTGGCCTTTCGCGCAGGTTTGGGTCTTGTGCGCAACGAGATTCAGTTCAATGGCAATGGGTCCCGCGGTGTGACCGATGCCACAGATTCCGAAGAAGGTTTGATGATTCCAGTCAGTCTTACGTGGGTTTATTAGGGGGACGTTGTGTTGAAATATGTTTTGATGGCCTGTCTTTTTCTGAGTGCCTGCAATTTTTCTGAAGAGTCTAAAGTCACAGGAAACACTCCGCAAAGCACTCCGGAGACTGATCCTGCGCCAGGAAGTTCCGCGCCGTCTTGGGTGGATGTGCGTGCGTTGGTATCAACAGGTGAAAACCTCAGCTTCAACAATCAAACCGGCGGGCCCCACGATCTGGCTTTGAACCCGTTAACGGGGCAACCGGGTGTGGCATATTATGATAAGTCCGCGACGGCGGGGGGCAGTGGTGCAACCCCGACGATAGGCGCACTGAAGTACGCCTGGATGGATGAGTTTGGCACCTGGAATGTGGAAGTCGTCGATCTCAACTATGGAACAGCCCTCTGCGGAAATTTGAATTCAGTTTGCGTTGGTGCGCCGAACTCGGCTACCGCCGGGCAGTTGAATCAGGGAAAAATTCTGCGGGTGGCATTTAAGTCCGACGGCAACCCCGTCATCGCCTATGTATATGGATCAAGCCAGAACACCACTTTGCTTGCCGGAAGCGGGACCAAGGACATTCGATTTGCCGAGCGCAGTTCCAGTGGTGTTTGGTCGGTGACAACAGCTTTTCAAGCCCCGGTCAGTGCGGCACCCACAAATGTGGCTGTGGCCACCATTGATCCGATGAAGGCACTTCGCCTGGTGCTGGACAGCGAGGACCGGCCTCACATCACTTTTTCATTCTTCACTCAGACCTCCACAAACAGCCAGGTGAAATATCTTTTCCGTTCCAGCACGGGTGTGTGGTCTTCAATGAACGTGGCGCCACTGGTGTCGCTGGCGGGGACCATCACGGCGGCCAATCAGGCCGGCATCAGTTCAGGGCTGGCGTTGTGCCCGGTGAACGGAGCGCCGATCCTGGGTTTCACCACGACAACGGGGGCGGCAGGGACTTTGAACAACCCTTCAGTGGCAAGATGCACGGGATTGGATGCGGATGGAAAATGTCAGGCCTTTGAAGTCGTGAATCTTTTGCGGGGGTGTGCGGGCAGCACTACTTGTATTTCCGGTTTGGTGAATACGAATCATAACGGTGGAACACATCTGGATTTGAAAGTCGAGCCCACCACCCATCGTGCGGTGTTGGCATTTTATTCTGTGGGCAATCCGAACACCACAGGCCTGCATATTCGCAGCCCCGTGGCCTGCGATGTGGCTCAGGATGGGGCCACCAACTCTTGGGGGCCGGCGACCACCATTGCGGCGGCTTCCACAGGGGCTTCCGGAATCTCTTTGGCTATTAAAGGTGTGACAGACTATCTGGTTTCTGCCGGAGTGGCGACCACGTCGGTAGCCATGAGCAAATTCAACGGCACAGCCTGGTTTGCGGCGAATCACGGGATTGAAACAACGACGGTCGCGCAAGAAGGGGTGTCACTTGCTTATGATGCTGCCAGCGACACAGCTTTCACCAGCTATGCCCAGCTTCCCGCCGCGGCAGGTGGCGCTGTCGGCAATGACCTGAAGGTCGCGCAGATTGATCCGGATGACCTGGTGACAGGGGGAGCCGCAGGAAGCTTTGTAATTTCTGTGGTCGACAACCGTGGCAATGTGTTTCCGAACACGGCCTCTTTCCCGGTGATCAGTGCCGCCAAGGCACCGGATGGCAGAGTCGGCTATGCATACTATTTTTATGACAACAACAACACTCACGCCAGTTCCAAACTTTATTTCGGAACACGCGGGGGCACATTTGTAGAGCCGTATTTCTCTGAAAAATTTGTGACCAGCCATCAACAAAGCGCTTCGGCCACGGCGGCGGTGGGAAATATGCCGTCATTGGCCTTCGACAGTAACAGCAATCCGATGATTGCCGCCTACAATGGTGTGGCGACTGAGCAGAATCTGATTCTGGCCAGATCCAGTGATCGAGGTGTGAGTTTTACAATCACGGTCGTGGATGATTCCGTAGTCAACGTCGGTCAGTACGCAAGTGTCGCCCTGAGTGGTGATGCCATCGGAATCGCGTATTATGATGTCACCAACACGGCCTTGCGTTTTGCCAGATGGACAAAACAAAAAGGCTGGAAAAGATTTGTCGTGGACGGCGCCGCGGGAGCGGGCTCTTGCGGTAACGCCACTGCGGATGCGGGGAAATTTGCGAAGCTCCAGTTTACGAGTTCTGGACAGCCTGCGATTGCCTATCAGTACGACACAGGGGTGCGAGTGGCTTTTGCCAGTGAATCGCTAAGTTCCGCCAGCTATGTGTGGAATTGTGTGGCGATTGAAAATTCCGGATCCACTTTGGGTGCGGGAATTGATTTCAAACTGGATGCTTTGAACAGGCCCTTTGCGGCTTATGTGGATACAACGGCGGGTTCAGTTCGCTATGCAAGTTGTGCTTCGGCCGTTGCAACATGTTTGACCACCGGGACTAGTGCGTTCACGGCCGGTGTCGTGGAGGTGACTGGGGTGACCTCTTTGTTGGGTGAGTCTGCGCCGACGTTGGGGGTAGGCAGTGATGGAGCCAAATACGTGGCCTTCCATAGCTCAGTCAGTAAGGCCTTGCGTCTGGGGACCCTGGCTGCGGCAGGCGGCAGTTTTGTCTTTGAAAGCATTGAACAATCAGTCCTGCCGGCGCCCTCATTTGTGGGGCAGTACGGGGCGCTTTTGATTAATTCCTACGACCGCCCGACGGTCTTTTATCGCAGCTCAGAAAACTGGCTGCGCTACTATTCCCGCGAGCAGGAATAGCCAACTGCCTAAAGAGGGGGCACATTGTGTGCCCTTGAGGACTTAAACCCCTTTAAAATTGATTTGAAGAGACTTCTCACCGTGGCAAATGGGCGTGACAAAAGCCTCTCTTTTCGCTTAGATAGACGCGAATATGGAGGCCCTGAAAATGGCTAAAAAGACCACTGTGAAAGCAGGGGGTAAGGCGGCTGCTGGTAAGACTACCAAGAAGGCTGCA is from Bdellovibrio bacteriovorus str. Tiberius and encodes:
- a CDS encoding S41 family peptidase, whose translation is MSSFSKGVRGFIIAGSLAVSSLASAQLKEGLECRYLTVIEQGFLANHVKYSNRDTDLQNRVIEQYLKRLDPSKIYLTQGDVDSIRKAAGNVFDKTKNRDCSFLDAAQKIVLERVKDRSEFAKKYLGKDFKFESATEFTFDPEKKTWPKDSAEANEYLKKYIQFQIGNYMATDMKMDEAKKNVIKNYERAVKRTADTTQDDLFSGYLDSFARALDPHSSFFSRDVLEDFEIQMRLSLEGIGATLSSQDGFTVVEQLVPGGAAAKSGLIEPQDKIVAVGQEKGQMENVIDMDLKDVVKKIRGNKGTKVRLTILRKSGEGKKRFDVTLTREKVNLEDEAASIIYQDREINGQKKKIGVINFPSFYADSRRGGRSSAADMKKLIKEANEKKVDGLVLDLSNNGGGSLEDAVKIAGLFFQTGNVVKQSSKNEGRAESALRDTDPMVDWAGPLVVLTSRISASASEIVSGTLQDYKRAVVIGGDHTYGKGSVQSVLPIPNNLGAIKVTVGMFFVPGGKSTQHRGVDADIVLPGPFSTDDIGEKYMDYSLPPKTIESFLSPDAYVKEGPGAWKEIKPEWLKSLRERSGERVGKNDEFKKIVEELNKAKARGKVIRVSEVLKDKNEKEKKDKAKKTATKAKKNEEYLKRPDVQEAENVLLDLIQLEDGKSLVPQQKQANAK
- a CDS encoding tetratricopeptide repeat protein — protein: MSYVLGLLLLCVVVQVSAASAPSSGSVEQLRIFLNQNPYDNNVRRHLIEKHLELHQSAEAHAEFASYKKLDPHLNVDGGNALQMRLDMLDGKFGAAKHLALKLLTVAQLGAEDRYRAHLTLGDLAYVRFTSGDAVSRYKKALSVKPVPEAKHRLARAYLQNKKYGRAQGILSDLIGVGYASDPVRYDYLQSLLEAGQNQAAALRLSQWYSEEPGNPWIVTAHARFLLSLGQDESARMILQQYAEIYQPTTEIDELLRSTQPQRTPTAETVMVLGLRPEMPVNAGVVRGAASAGEVAGKQAMESSLSPRHWQMQAVAGYQMINNRVEGQGFNSLLSPEAGYVAGVAAETDNEGSAYSFVGRARTSWQTYKIPSGLQQNGDRSQAFDIAGGLQTLLAADWQLQMQLNYRSRSGIESATNTYVSGYQMLGVQAGVSKTWQLRFPWSFEVHADLTLPVYFTESTAESGQLRFGYFSSLQALAQYPLREGLAFRAGLGLVRNEIQFNGNGSRGVTDATDSEEGLMIPVSLTWVY